TGAAGATgatgcgagcttcgactggaggccattccattctattctattgtgTCCTTTATTTCAACAGAGGAAACAATAAAATACACCTAAAGCAGGATCAAGTTCTTCATGTGTATGACTGACTTGAATACTTACTGGTGTCTAGAGAGTAGATGTCGCTGTAGAACTTCTCTCCTGCCATGCCTCCGTGGATATAGATTTTGGGTCCTACCGCTGTCACCACGTGGCCGTGTCTTGCAGGGGgatgtctgccctgtgtgtctggcTGAGACCAGGTGCAGGAAACTAAAAACGGAGACAGAGGAAAACACTAAGTATCTCCTCCTAACTCGAAATTCAGTTGGTACTTTCTGAAATTTAACTTTAAAGGCTGAATTTGGCCAACAAGCTTGCTGCCTCTAACTGCTGAGCTTTTGATACACATTTGGGCTGGTTCCTCTGTAACTGCTGTGTGAATGCGTTGTATGTGTTGGATTGGCAGACTGATTCATGCGCATTCAACCTGTGTCGAAGACGTGAACGTTGGGGTCCGAGACAGGTGTGGCCCCCGAGTCCCCTCCAGAGAAGACAAACAGTCGGTCCCCGACGctggctgagttggtgtgatacgTCCTGGGACAGGGGGGCGTCCCTTTCACCTCTACACCCTTCCACAACCCACCGCCTGGGAACATAGCAACACAAAACCTCAGAAGACTAAAAGGTATGGGACATTGCTCAGAGCCAGACATGATATGAAGGTGATTGTTACTCTGCAAACACAGCTACTTaacatattcaaatcaaatcaaatttgctTAACTATATTCATTAACTGTTCTATGATACTACGCTCTACAATAATCCACGCAACACATTCTATATAAATCTCGATACAAATCTCCATGCCTGTGAGTTGTAGGTTCTGGACACAGTTGCGGTTGCCACTCTGCTGTGCCCCAGCGAACACCCACAGGCTCTGTGGACAGCTCTCAGGGACAAAGCTGCAGTGTTCATACCGTGCCTCCAGACCCTCCCATTCAGGAATGTCCCACTCGTGACTGTCTGATAGGGTGAGAGGGACAAACACGGAACTGTCAGTCGAAGAATATATGGGAACAGATTGACGTTATTGGTAAGATAATGAGTTGACTCATTGACATGAAATAAAACATTGAAATGATGTGAAACACAATAAAGAGACAGGTGCCAGGCATAATATTGTGTTGATGTGACATTTTGTCTTTACCCAGGTTTATGACGTGGGATTCTGAAAAGCTGCCATTAGGGTTGGCTCCTCCTATGATCAGGACTTTCCCCATGCCATCATCCTCAGAGGGGATGTATATACAGGTGTGGCCCACACTAACTCCCGGACCACCTCCTCTGGGTATCATAGCATACCTGGGGACAAAGACAGGAGCACCATGTCATGAATAGCAGACTTGAAAGTCTAGTATAACTTCATCCTTAATTTGTTGAACTGTACGTTTATTTACCACAGTCCTGCTCGTGGTTTATCCTCTGGATCCAGCACAGGAAGTAATTCCATTTTTCTGTGGGAGGCATCCATTCAGATGATCAGTTACAATGATGATCAGATCAGATCAGCTCAGGCATAAACCGGACCATTGTGTCCACTAACATTCTGGGGGAGGAAATGCTGCTGCTGTAAAATTAGGCTAGAAGGGATCTCGCGAGGTCATCCTTCCATAATCTCGTCTCGTTGCTCAAATAGAAGATGACATTTATTTGGCTAGGTTGCTGGATGTACCATGCCACACTGGGAAAGTTCAACTAAGGTTTTTCGATCATACTCATTCAATTTGAAAGGAAGACAGATGACAGTTAATTAGCTAACTGATTTTATAAAGCATGAAATCAGAAGCTAACAGTATCGTAGATAGGAAGTTCATTCGCTCACTCACCCACGTTCGAAGGCTCAGTGTTATCTGTTGCACGTCGTTTAGCTGCTATTTCAATTATATGATGTATAATATAGCTACATTAATCAATATAAagacatgttgatggtttagCTGCACGAAAATATGTACTAGCTGCTTTCCCAACTAGCTAGCAACAAAATGTCGTGTCCGCGCGTAAACGACGTAACAGCGCTGTCGTCATGGATATTGCGCAGGTGAAGAGTCTGTGTGCTGTGCCAATGTGTCCACACGATGTCACTGTTGTTGCAGGACTAAATATCCCAACACGCACATTACCCAAGAGGATGACTGGGAGAACTACTAATAGAGACTGGGAAGACGCCTGCCAGGGAGCTTGGGAACATTGCTTGCATCCGCCATGACATaatcattgtccaccctcccacCCAAAAGTCTGGAAGTGGTGAGAGAGCTCCAGCCCCACATCACACTATTACACTCACAAGTGCCTGATTGCCAAATAAAGTTATTTTCTTGCTTTGTTATTTTTTTCTCTGTCAATTTTATGAATATCTCAGATAAGCTACCAAGTAAACTTCCAAAGATggcccatattaatatatgtagccttagaaataacaTTAATTTATTGACTATATCTGAGATCAGTAATTTGATAATATATTAGTAGTGAAACAGGGAGTAGTGataccccccttttgccctcagaacagcctcaatgtgtcttgcccattcattctcagaatggcacacatacacaatccatgtctcaattgtcccaaggcttaaaaatccttctttcacctgtctcctctttatctacaccgattgaagtggattcaACAAGCGACATCAATAAGGTATCATactgtagctttcacctggattcacctggtcagtctatgtcatggaaagagcaagtgttcttAGTATTTTGCATACTCAGTGTATAGCTTTGACAGACATGCATACTTACAATTCCAATGTAACAGAATTACACTTTAACTCAGTCTTTTCACTGTAAAATGTCATATAGGCATATAACatttttgaaaaacaaatttGGTATAGACACTTCAGTGTATGTGtatacactatcgttcaaaagtttgg
The Oncorhynchus gorbuscha isolate QuinsamMale2020 ecotype Even-year linkage group LG20, OgorEven_v1.0, whole genome shotgun sequence DNA segment above includes these coding regions:
- the rabepk gene encoding rab9 effector protein with kelch motifs, with translation MELLPVLDPEDKPRAGLWYAMIPRGGGPGVSVGHTCIYIPSEDDGMGKVLIIGGANPNGSFSESHVINLDSHEWDIPEWEGLEARYEHCSFVPESCPQSLWVFAGAQQSGNRNCVQNLQLTGGGLWKGVEVKGTPPCPRTYHTNSASVGDRLFVFSGGDSGATPVSDPNVHVFDTVSCTWSQPDTQGRHPPARHGHVVTAVGPKIYIHGGMAGEKFYSDIYSLDTSSMKWEKVQAKGDIPPGVAAHSAVALGKNIYIFGGMTPEGASNAMYRFQCDKQRWTLLRFEGNMPPNRLDHSMCVLPWRVRPEHTSGERDQAQSSSASGTVQLAFVFGGMDTQGVIHSDCVVTVLT